One Campylobacter massiliensis DNA window includes the following coding sequences:
- a CDS encoding phage late control D family protein, protein MPSSVYLSPKVQIFYNGVDKTSAMDWINISITDNEGKDTDKLNITLGYGSPAPRFKDSIEIYIDGFFLGHFIIATIKTKYKRIYDIEAISANFMSSLKDRKSRSHIKFSYKQIIENIAKEHGLNTKINFDRSNEVVELEQHDMSDAAFCEKIANDLDLTFSIKNKTMIFIDRDKVADRVEYSLNEDEYLELNFEQTEIPNYASCEVTWRDTKAGQDKVTIAGSGAPVLKRQIFSADNEAEALKIAKSYLQGKQNSVFKGNVRCMGVPFFAGGDLNLQIEGKKKRGIIKKITHTINKTWVSDIEFF, encoded by the coding sequence ACCGACAATGAAGGCAAAGACACCGACAAGCTTAATATTACGCTAGGATACGGCAGCCCCGCACCGCGCTTTAAAGATAGCATCGAGATTTATATCGATGGCTTCTTTTTAGGGCACTTCATTATTGCCACCATTAAGACAAAATATAAAAGAATTTACGATATAGAGGCTATTTCGGCCAATTTTATGAGCTCATTAAAAGATCGCAAAAGCAGATCGCACATCAAGTTCAGTTATAAGCAAATCATCGAAAATATCGCCAAAGAGCACGGACTAAACACTAAGATAAATTTTGATCGTTCAAACGAAGTCGTAGAGCTTGAGCAGCACGACATGAGCGACGCCGCGTTTTGCGAAAAGATAGCAAATGACCTAGATTTAACCTTTAGTATCAAAAACAAAACGATGATTTTTATCGACAGAGACAAAGTTGCGGATCGCGTGGAATATAGCCTTAACGAGGATGAGTATTTGGAGCTAAATTTTGAGCAAACCGAAATCCCCAATTACGCCTCATGCGAGGTTACGTGGCGAGATACTAAGGCGGGGCAAGATAAAGTAACTATAGCCGGCAGTGGAGCGCCGGTGCTAAAAAGGCAGATTTTTTCAGCAGATAACGAGGCCGAGGCGCTCAAAATCGCAAAAAGCTATCTACAAGGCAAACAAAATAGCGTTTTTAAGGGCAATGTAAGATGTATGGGCGTGCCGTTTTTTGCAGGCGGGGATTTAAATTTGCAAATCGAAGGCAAAAAAAAAAGAGGTATCATCAAAAAAATCACACACACCATAAATAAAACATGGGTTAGCGACATAGAATTTTTTTAA